A window of the Acidobacteriota bacterium genome harbors these coding sequences:
- a CDS encoding trypco2 family protein: MSSSTIPLAQVIQELRGQLLTAMEAGKDEKLRLQVKELELELHVGVEKEVTTKGKVGGGIKFWVLSGDVSGELSGRYASQSLQKIRLSLEPKLVDDDEDGDVYLSAH; the protein is encoded by the coding sequence ATGTCCAGCTCGACGATTCCCCTGGCGCAGGTGATTCAAGAACTTCGAGGACAGCTGTTGACGGCGATGGAGGCAGGTAAGGACGAGAAGCTGCGGTTGCAGGTCAAGGAGTTGGAGCTGGAGCTCCACGTTGGAGTGGAGAAGGAAGTAACCACCAAGGGCAAGGTGGGAGGCGGCATCAAGTTCTGGGTGCTTTCCGGCGATGTCTCGGGGGAGCTCAGCGGCCGCTATGCTAGCCAGAGCCTGCAGAAGATCCGTTTGAGCTTGGAACCGAAGCTGGTGGATGACGACGAGGACGGCGATGTCTACCTCTCGGCGCACTAG